One region of Salvelinus namaycush isolate Seneca chromosome 3, SaNama_1.0, whole genome shotgun sequence genomic DNA includes:
- the LOC120044970 gene encoding BRCA1-associated protein-like isoform X1: MSVSLVVIRLELADQSLSPQDFQYTAVEDMSEEDLQEKALSSARLSLSGKTELERAAVLHQHIGSRTMGDMVIETFASNPDKEEGEQTGAEGEEGGGAQPLEDQPDGRGPTEGPTEVSAEGTEVALDSPSKQLPDQISFFSGNPSVEIVHGIMHLYKTNKMTSLTEDVRRSAMLCILTVPTTMTSHDLMKFVAPFYDVMEHMKIIRDSTSNQYMVLIKFSSQADADSFYTACNGRTFNSIEDAVCQLVYVERAEVIKSEQGASLPVMELTELPKCTVCLERMDESVNGVLTTLCNHSFHSLCLQRWEDASCPVCRYCQTPEPVEENKCFECGVQENLWICLICGHIGCGRYISRHAYKHFEETQHTYAMQLTNHRVWDYAGDNYVHRLVASKTDGKMVQYGCEGETCQEEKIDALQLEYSHLLTSQLESQRIYWENKIVHLEKDTAEEINNMKAKFKETIDRCDNLERRLGELAKDKQGMDKKCGQLSTRVTKLGQELKEEQEMNRCLRANQVQLQAQLAEDEHKARETGERKDGVIAELQEQLRDVMFYLETQQQIQSLPPETRTEIQEGHINIGAAVTPAPGPSTAIGRRGRSKKGK; the protein is encoded by the exons ATGAGTGTGTCACTGGTAGTTATCCGTCTGGAGCTCGCAGACCAGTCTCTTTCTCCACAGGATTTCCAATACACCGCTG TTGAGGATATGTCAGAGGAGGATTTGCAGGAGAAAGCACTGAGCTCAGCCAGGCTCTCTCTGAGTGGGAAGACAGAGTTGGAGAGAGCAGCCGTCTTACATCAGCACATCGGCAGCAGAACCATGGGAGACATGGTCATCGAGACCTTCGCATCCAACCCTG ATAAAGAAGAGGGTGAGCAGACtggggcagagggagaggagggtggaggagccCAACCCCTAGAGGATCAACCAGACGGGAGGGGTCCTACTGAGGGCCCTACAGAGGTCAGTGCCGAGGGCACAGAGGTGGCTCTAGACTCGCCCTCCAAGCAGCTTCCAGACCAGATCTCCTTCTTCAGTGGAAACCCCTCAGTGGAGATAGTCCACGGCATCATGCACCTCTACAAGACCAA CAAGATGACATCACTGACGGAGGACGTGCGTCGCAGTGCCATGCTGTGTATCCTGACCGTCCCCACCACCATGACAAGCCACGACCTCATGAAGTTTGTGGCACCATTTTATGATGTCATGGAGCACATGAAGATCATACGAGACTCCACCTCTAACCAGTACATGGTGCTGATCAAGTTTAGTAGCCAG gcTGATGCAGATAGTTTCTACACAGCGTGTAATGGCCGTACGTTCAACTCCATAGAGGATGCAGTCTGCCAGCTGGTCTATGTGGAGAGAGCTGAGGTCATCAAGTCTGAGCAG GGCGCCAGTCTTCCAGTGATGGAGCTGACAGAGCTTCCTAAGTGTACCGTGtgtctggagaggatggatgaGTCAGTGAATGGGGTTCTCACTACACTCTGTAACCACAGCTTCCACAGCCTGTGTCTGCAACGCTGGGAGGATGCCTC GTGTCCTGTGTGTCGGTATTGTCAGACCCCAGAGCCTGTAGAGGAGAACAAGTGCTTTGAATGTGGAGTTCAGGAG AACCTTTGGATCTGTCTGATCTGTGGTCATATCGGCTGTGGTCGCTACATCAGTCGTCATGCCTACAAACACTTTGAGGAGACGCAACACACGTACGCCATGCAGCTCACTAACCACCGTGTCTGGGACTATGCTGGAG ataacTATGTTCACAGGCTGGTGGCCAGTAAGACTGATGGGAAGATGGTTCAGTACGGGTGTGAAGGAGAAACCTGTCAAGAGGAGAAGATAGACGCTCTGCaactagag TACTCTCACCTGCTAACGAGTCAGCTGGAGTCCCAGCGCATTTACTGGGAGAATAAGATTGTTCACCTGGAGAAGGACACCGCAGAGGAG atcaACAACATGAAGGCCAAGTTTAAGGAGACCATAGATCGATGTGATAACCTGGAGCGTCGGCtgggagagctggccaaggacaaACAGGGCATGGACAAGAA gTGTGGTCAGTTGTCGACCCGTGTGACGAAGCTTGGTCAGGAGCTGAAAGAGGAACAGGAAATGAACCGCTGTCTGAGAGCCAATCAGGTTCAGCTACAGGCCCAGTTGGCTGAAGATGAGCACAAGGCTAGAGAGACTG gCGAGCGTAAGGACGGGGTGATAGCAGAGCTCCAGGAGCAGCTGAGAGATGTCATGTTTTACCTGGAGACTCAGCAGCAGATACAAAGTCTGCCTCCAGAGACCAGGACTGAGATACAGGAAGGACACATCAACATAGGCGCAGCAGTCACTCCTGCCCCAGGACCCTCCACCGCCATAGGCCGCAGGGGGCGGTCCAAAAAGGGGAAGTAG
- the LOC120044970 gene encoding BRCA1-associated protein-like isoform X2 encodes MSEEDLQEKALSSARLSLSGKTELERAAVLHQHIGSRTMGDMVIETFASNPDKEEGEQTGAEGEEGGGAQPLEDQPDGRGPTEGPTEVSAEGTEVALDSPSKQLPDQISFFSGNPSVEIVHGIMHLYKTNKMTSLTEDVRRSAMLCILTVPTTMTSHDLMKFVAPFYDVMEHMKIIRDSTSNQYMVLIKFSSQADADSFYTACNGRTFNSIEDAVCQLVYVERAEVIKSEQGASLPVMELTELPKCTVCLERMDESVNGVLTTLCNHSFHSLCLQRWEDASCPVCRYCQTPEPVEENKCFECGVQENLWICLICGHIGCGRYISRHAYKHFEETQHTYAMQLTNHRVWDYAGDNYVHRLVASKTDGKMVQYGCEGETCQEEKIDALQLEYSHLLTSQLESQRIYWENKIVHLEKDTAEEINNMKAKFKETIDRCDNLERRLGELAKDKQGMDKKCGQLSTRVTKLGQELKEEQEMNRCLRANQVQLQAQLAEDEHKARETGERKDGVIAELQEQLRDVMFYLETQQQIQSLPPETRTEIQEGHINIGAAVTPAPGPSTAIGRRGRSKKGK; translated from the exons ATGTCAGAGGAGGATTTGCAGGAGAAAGCACTGAGCTCAGCCAGGCTCTCTCTGAGTGGGAAGACAGAGTTGGAGAGAGCAGCCGTCTTACATCAGCACATCGGCAGCAGAACCATGGGAGACATGGTCATCGAGACCTTCGCATCCAACCCTG ATAAAGAAGAGGGTGAGCAGACtggggcagagggagaggagggtggaggagccCAACCCCTAGAGGATCAACCAGACGGGAGGGGTCCTACTGAGGGCCCTACAGAGGTCAGTGCCGAGGGCACAGAGGTGGCTCTAGACTCGCCCTCCAAGCAGCTTCCAGACCAGATCTCCTTCTTCAGTGGAAACCCCTCAGTGGAGATAGTCCACGGCATCATGCACCTCTACAAGACCAA CAAGATGACATCACTGACGGAGGACGTGCGTCGCAGTGCCATGCTGTGTATCCTGACCGTCCCCACCACCATGACAAGCCACGACCTCATGAAGTTTGTGGCACCATTTTATGATGTCATGGAGCACATGAAGATCATACGAGACTCCACCTCTAACCAGTACATGGTGCTGATCAAGTTTAGTAGCCAG gcTGATGCAGATAGTTTCTACACAGCGTGTAATGGCCGTACGTTCAACTCCATAGAGGATGCAGTCTGCCAGCTGGTCTATGTGGAGAGAGCTGAGGTCATCAAGTCTGAGCAG GGCGCCAGTCTTCCAGTGATGGAGCTGACAGAGCTTCCTAAGTGTACCGTGtgtctggagaggatggatgaGTCAGTGAATGGGGTTCTCACTACACTCTGTAACCACAGCTTCCACAGCCTGTGTCTGCAACGCTGGGAGGATGCCTC GTGTCCTGTGTGTCGGTATTGTCAGACCCCAGAGCCTGTAGAGGAGAACAAGTGCTTTGAATGTGGAGTTCAGGAG AACCTTTGGATCTGTCTGATCTGTGGTCATATCGGCTGTGGTCGCTACATCAGTCGTCATGCCTACAAACACTTTGAGGAGACGCAACACACGTACGCCATGCAGCTCACTAACCACCGTGTCTGGGACTATGCTGGAG ataacTATGTTCACAGGCTGGTGGCCAGTAAGACTGATGGGAAGATGGTTCAGTACGGGTGTGAAGGAGAAACCTGTCAAGAGGAGAAGATAGACGCTCTGCaactagag TACTCTCACCTGCTAACGAGTCAGCTGGAGTCCCAGCGCATTTACTGGGAGAATAAGATTGTTCACCTGGAGAAGGACACCGCAGAGGAG atcaACAACATGAAGGCCAAGTTTAAGGAGACCATAGATCGATGTGATAACCTGGAGCGTCGGCtgggagagctggccaaggacaaACAGGGCATGGACAAGAA gTGTGGTCAGTTGTCGACCCGTGTGACGAAGCTTGGTCAGGAGCTGAAAGAGGAACAGGAAATGAACCGCTGTCTGAGAGCCAATCAGGTTCAGCTACAGGCCCAGTTGGCTGAAGATGAGCACAAGGCTAGAGAGACTG gCGAGCGTAAGGACGGGGTGATAGCAGAGCTCCAGGAGCAGCTGAGAGATGTCATGTTTTACCTGGAGACTCAGCAGCAGATACAAAGTCTGCCTCCAGAGACCAGGACTGAGATACAGGAAGGACACATCAACATAGGCGCAGCAGTCACTCCTGCCCCAGGACCCTCCACCGCCATAGGCCGCAGGGGGCGGTCCAAAAAGGGGAAGTAG